Proteins from one Plasmodium relictum strain SGS1 genome assembly, chromosome: 10 genomic window:
- a CDS encoding G-protein coupled receptor, putative gives MVDDSRYISNKYLEEFEENEFNLNLIKKKISEFSLKLNNEIENHRNYSVYCGVGGILYMDIVLYECSKDVKYLELGKKIIRNLNNYKQKNTITFLEGITGIYSLSSMLYYYLENEKSFSYIELLTNHLIHNMDELRSVNEECELLYGKCGYIYSFLFCRNIWLNSKYKNTILKNLYFIVNSIFEYGLTKSNLMRNITSLSLHFEWHDKIYLGAAHGYSGILFVLFNLINFFFNNLNELCLLLIGEDKDIEKEERKEILQKYKDLTTNKLNDYIKLIYKVTDEILSLYVTDDFNVYSSIRKEKMKKKKEVLIQWCHGNPGFVILLIELLKYEKVPNYFQNKYNVQYIEKMGSLIWEKGLLSKGLGLCHGISGNGIIFLYLYNYTKDKIWYLRSLKYALFSIKYFDRFYNLPDRPDSLFEGYAALVVFLSFILKPELNYFLGHDFSKFLMND, from the coding sequence atggTGGATGATAGTAGatatatatcaaataaatatttagaagagtttgaagaaaatgaatttaatttaaatttgataaaaaaaaaaataagtgaaTTTTCTCTAAAATTAAACAATGAAATTGAAAATCATAGAAACTATTCCGTTTATTGTGGTGTAGGTGGGATCTTATATATGGATATAGTTTTATATGAGTGTAGTAAAGATGTAAAGTATTTAGAATTaggtaaaaaaattataagaaatttgaataattataaacaaaaaaacacGATAACTTTTCTTGAGGGTATTACAGGAATATATAGTTTATCTAGTatgttatattattatttagaaAACGAGAAAAGTTTTAGTTATATTGAGTTATTGACTAATCACTTAATACACAATATGGATGAATTAAGAAGTGTCAATGAGGAATGTGAATTATTATACGGTAAGTGTggttatatatattcttttttattttgtagaAATATATGGCTTAactcaaaatataaaaatactattttgaaaaatttatattttattgtgAACTCTATATTTGAATATGGTTTGACAAAATCCAATTTAATGCGTAACATTACATCACTATCTTTACACTTTGAATGGCatgataaaatttatttaggTGCAGCACATGGGTATTCAGGaatattatttgttttatttaatcttataaattttttttttaataatttaaatgagtTATGCTTATTATTAATAGGAGAAGATAAAGATATTGAGAAAgaagaaagaaaagaaatattacaaaaatataaggATTTGAcaacaaataaattaaatgattatataaaattaatatataaagtaaCTGATGAAATACTAAGTTTATATGTAACAGATGATTTTAATGTCTACTCATCaataagaaaagaaaaaatgaaaaaaaaaaaagaggttTTAATACAGTGGTGTCATGGAAATCCAGGCTTTGTTATTCTATTaattgaattattaaaatacgAAAAAGTAccaaattattttcaaaataaatataatgtccaatatattgaaaaaatgGGGTCATTAATTTGGGAAAAAGGATTACTATCGAAAGGATTAGGACTATGCCATGGTATATCCGGTAAtggtataatttttttatacttatataattatacaaAGGATAAAATATGGTATCTTAGATCTTTAAAATATGctcttttttctattaaatattttgataGATTTTATAATTTACCTGACAGACCTGATTCTTTGTTTGAAGGATATGCAGCTTTAGTAGTTTTTCtaagttttattttaaaaccTGAATTAAATTACTTTCTAGGTCATGATTTTTCcaaatttttaatgaatgattga